A region from the uncultured Sunxiuqinia sp. genome encodes:
- a CDS encoding serpin family protein, whose translation MKHLIFICSLLLISPLLKSCSDSDSIVVEDEDVTNIDLDLKSEKLIEADNAFGLDLFKEVNTELDEGKNLMISPLSISLALAMVYNGADGDTKSQMETMLHKSGFSPDQINKAYQSLVKALADHDPQVKISIANAIFYDQNFNIKSDFISTNQTYYDAEVDKLDFNNSLSTLDRVNGWVKNKTNNKIEKIIDQVSPTDAIFLMNAIYFKGQWTSQFEKDNTADRAFYTENGNELQVPTMMLDETTLNYTGTSQFQLLELPYGGEKYSMLILLPTEEYSTNDVIAEMNQSNLNNLLENLHERNLKVYLPKFEFAYANSLVDNLKALGMNDAFIASLSDFSGISDIPDLYISEVKHKSYIKVDEEGTEATAVTGVTFEVTSAGPEPVFDVNRPFVFAIREKDTNAILFMGKVNNPLLDE comes from the coding sequence ATGAAACATCTTATTTTTATTTGCAGCTTATTATTAATATCACCACTTCTCAAGTCGTGCTCCGACTCAGATTCGATTGTTGTTGAAGATGAAGACGTGACCAATATTGACTTGGATTTGAAATCGGAAAAGCTGATTGAAGCCGACAATGCTTTTGGGCTTGACCTGTTTAAAGAGGTCAATACCGAATTGGATGAAGGCAAAAACCTGATGATTTCACCCTTGAGTATTTCGCTTGCACTGGCCATGGTATACAATGGAGCCGACGGCGACACCAAAAGCCAAATGGAAACCATGTTGCACAAATCGGGTTTTTCACCCGACCAAATAAACAAAGCTTATCAAAGTCTCGTAAAAGCCTTAGCTGATCATGATCCGCAAGTTAAAATATCGATTGCCAACGCTATTTTTTACGATCAAAATTTTAACATAAAATCTGATTTTATTTCAACTAACCAAACGTATTACGATGCCGAGGTTGATAAATTGGATTTTAACAATTCATTATCCACACTCGACCGGGTAAATGGTTGGGTAAAAAATAAAACCAACAATAAGATTGAAAAAATAATCGATCAGGTTTCTCCCACTGATGCAATATTTTTGATGAATGCCATTTATTTTAAAGGTCAGTGGACCTCCCAGTTTGAGAAAGACAATACAGCAGACCGTGCCTTTTATACTGAAAATGGAAACGAATTACAGGTTCCAACGATGATGCTGGATGAGACAACATTAAACTATACAGGAACGAGCCAATTTCAATTACTGGAGTTACCATATGGTGGAGAGAAATACAGCATGCTCATCCTTTTACCGACCGAAGAATATTCGACCAATGATGTCATTGCAGAAATGAATCAGTCTAATTTGAACAATTTGCTTGAGAACTTGCACGAACGTAATTTAAAAGTCTACTTGCCAAAGTTTGAATTTGCATACGCAAATAGCTTAGTTGACAACCTGAAAGCGTTAGGCATGAATGATGCGTTCATCGCTTCTCTTTCTGACTTCTCTGGTATTTCGGATATTCCAGATTTATATATTTCGGAAGTAAAACATAAAAGTTATATTAAAGTTGACGAAGAAGGAACAGAGGCCACAGCTGTTACAGGAGTGACATTTGAAGTGACTTCGGCAGGTCCGGAGCCCGTTTTTGATGTTAATCGACCTTTTGTTTTCGCTATCCGCGAAAAAGATACAAACGCTATTTTATTTATGGGAAAAGTTAATAATCCACTACTCGATGAATAA
- a CDS encoding NigD-like C-terminal domain-containing protein translates to MNKLIYIAILAFFMSCEKQEDPTDGLKYKSISPSETEEYIDLYVNNFDSLENDPVTINEVLIEGDLLIVNLSYSGGCAEHEFNLARIHPSCGTPPLPPPTFELKHNANGDLCEAWLTDTLAFDISRLRNSEDSQMTISFSANEYNDEYFHFNLNYRYE, encoded by the coding sequence ATGAATAAGTTAATTTATATCGCCATTCTGGCCTTCTTTATGAGTTGCGAAAAACAGGAAGACCCGACTGATGGGCTGAAATACAAAAGTATCTCCCCGTCAGAAACCGAAGAGTATATCGATCTGTACGTTAATAATTTCGACAGTTTGGAGAACGATCCGGTTACAATCAATGAAGTGCTGATTGAAGGCGACTTACTCATTGTCAACTTAAGTTATAGTGGTGGTTGCGCTGAGCACGAGTTCAATCTGGCTCGAATTCATCCTTCGTGTGGCACACCTCCACTTCCGCCGCCTACATTTGAACTCAAACACAATGCTAATGGCGATCTATGCGAAGCCTGGCTTACAGACACCTTAGCCTTTGACATCAGCCGATTACGAAATAGTGAAGACAGCCAGATGACAATCAGCTTTTCAGCAAATGAGTATAACGACGAATATTTTCATTTCAACTTAAATTACAGGTATGAATAA
- a CDS encoding transaldolase family protein translates to MIYMADTADIKALKELYDFFPLEGVTTNPTILKQSGMKLSVAIDEVSKIVGDGMMHVQVMSSTSEEIVKEAKKYKTYFDLGDNFYAKIPVFPEGFKAMRILKDAGIKVTATAIFTQQQALVAAKAGADFVAPYVSRLDNISSHGIEVVRDIAKNMDEYKLDTKVLAASFKTVDQIYRVSMNGSHSATISPELLMQLIKHPMTDISIAQFEKDGADLYDIEF, encoded by the coding sequence ATGATTTACATGGCAGACACGGCTGATATTAAAGCCTTGAAGGAACTATACGATTTTTTCCCTCTTGAAGGAGTTACAACAAACCCGACCATTCTGAAACAATCGGGGATGAAACTTTCAGTTGCTATTGATGAGGTTTCGAAAATTGTAGGCGATGGTATGATGCATGTTCAGGTAATGAGCTCTACTTCTGAAGAGATTGTTAAAGAGGCGAAAAAATACAAAACGTATTTCGATTTAGGTGATAACTTTTATGCCAAAATTCCGGTTTTCCCGGAAGGGTTCAAAGCTATGCGTATTCTGAAAGATGCTGGAATAAAAGTAACAGCAACAGCAATTTTTACACAACAGCAGGCCTTGGTGGCAGCAAAAGCCGGAGCCGACTTTGTTGCTCCGTATGTTAGTCGCTTAGATAATATTTCGTCACACGGGATAGAAGTTGTACGTGATATTGCTAAAAATATGGACGAATACAAATTAGATACAAAAGTACTGGCAGCGAGCTTTAAAACAGTTGACCAGATTTACAGGGTCAGTATGAATGGTTCTCATTCGGCAACAATTAGTCCCGAGTTGTTGATGCAATTAATCAAACACCCCATGACTGATATTAGTATCGCTCAGTTTGAGAAAGATGGTGCAGATTTATATGACATTGAATTTTAG
- a CDS encoding C1 family peptidase produces the protein MMKKWTFFIGLMLPLLSLGQSVSQNSLGEIRSSFVKNNYTTGMQNALSANPITQLAWSRENEGSTDHYFTYRVDVSGVTNQKKSGRCWLFTSLNVFRPMAISHFKVSSFEFSENYLYFWDLFEKANLFLNNIVATAHREIDDEKVRWYFRSPVDDGGQWINFVNLANKYGMVPREAMEETYSSENTAWMTKLLKRKLREQALELRELKSSGENKQAIEDRKVEMLSVIYRMLALNLGEPPVTFNYRYKNKYGDLVEAGNFTPKSFMNEVLGEVKLNDYVMLMNDPTRPFWKHFEIENYRNVEEGENWHYVNLPNDVIKVFCIESIKNNQAMYASCDVGKQLRRDFGVLDVDNFNYEAVYNVPFNMTKAERIQSRESGSSHGMALIAVEVDEDEQPLKWQFENSWGEKTGEKGYLTFTDEWFNEYMFRIVVHKDFVSEKVLDIYGEKAEMLPPWDPMF, from the coding sequence ATGATGAAGAAATGGACATTTTTTATAGGCCTTATGTTGCCATTACTATCTTTGGGTCAGTCGGTTAGTCAGAATAGTCTGGGTGAAATCAGGTCGTCGTTTGTTAAAAACAACTATACCACTGGAATGCAAAACGCATTATCGGCAAATCCAATTACCCAATTAGCCTGGAGTCGTGAAAATGAAGGTTCGACTGATCATTATTTCACCTACCGGGTTGATGTCTCGGGAGTAACCAACCAAAAAAAATCAGGTCGTTGCTGGCTGTTTACTTCGCTGAATGTTTTTCGTCCAATGGCGATATCTCATTTTAAAGTTAGCTCCTTTGAGTTCTCTGAGAATTACCTCTATTTCTGGGATTTGTTCGAGAAAGCCAATTTATTTTTGAATAATATAGTGGCGACTGCCCACCGGGAGATTGATGATGAGAAAGTGCGTTGGTACTTTCGTTCGCCGGTTGACGATGGCGGACAGTGGATCAATTTTGTAAACTTGGCCAATAAGTATGGCATGGTTCCTCGCGAAGCGATGGAAGAAACCTACTCAAGCGAGAATACAGCCTGGATGACAAAATTACTAAAGCGTAAGTTGCGCGAGCAGGCATTGGAACTTCGCGAGTTGAAAAGCTCCGGTGAAAACAAGCAAGCCATTGAAGATCGAAAAGTAGAAATGCTCTCAGTTATTTACCGGATGTTGGCTCTCAATTTGGGCGAACCTCCTGTAACTTTCAACTATCGCTACAAAAACAAATATGGGGACCTTGTTGAAGCGGGTAATTTTACGCCAAAATCGTTTATGAACGAAGTGCTTGGAGAAGTTAAACTCAACGATTATGTGATGTTGATGAACGATCCGACTCGTCCGTTTTGGAAGCACTTTGAGATTGAAAATTACCGTAATGTTGAGGAAGGTGAAAACTGGCACTATGTGAATTTGCCAAATGATGTGATTAAGGTATTCTGCATCGAATCAATCAAGAACAATCAAGCCATGTATGCCTCATGCGATGTGGGCAAACAGTTACGTCGAGATTTTGGAGTGCTGGACGTTGATAATTTTAACTACGAAGCGGTTTACAATGTTCCGTTCAATATGACAAAAGCAGAGCGAATTCAAAGTCGCGAAAGTGGTTCGAGTCATGGAATGGCACTGATAGCTGTTGAAGTAGATGAAGATGAGCAACCGCTGAAATGGCAATTTGAAAACAGCTGGGGTGAAAAAACGGGAGAAAAAGGCTACCTCACTTTTACCGATGAGTGGTTTAACGAATACATGTTCCGAATTGTGGTGCATAAAGATTTTGTTAGCGAAAAAGTATTGGATATTTATGGTGAAAAAGCGGAAATGCTTCCGCCATGGGATCCGATGTTTTAA
- a CDS encoding RNA polymerase sigma factor, whose product MKDLKQIIIDSAAGKTKAQARLYQYLAPKMFGVCLRYSKDETEAEDNLQDGFLKVFEKIGSFRHEGAFEGWVRRIMVNVALERYRKNHLMHPVEDMGIYDEPELNDNIIAELSAKDLLKIINELPPRYRMVFNLYVIEGMNHQEIADEMKISVGTSKSNLARARGILRDKVVKVFGETENNYSA is encoded by the coding sequence TTGAAAGATCTCAAGCAGATTATTATCGATAGTGCTGCTGGTAAAACGAAGGCACAGGCCAGATTGTACCAGTATCTGGCCCCAAAAATGTTTGGGGTGTGTCTGCGGTATTCGAAAGATGAGACTGAAGCAGAAGATAATTTGCAGGATGGTTTTTTAAAGGTCTTTGAAAAAATTGGTTCATTCAGGCACGAGGGTGCGTTTGAAGGTTGGGTGCGACGAATAATGGTTAATGTTGCCTTAGAACGCTACCGAAAAAATCATTTGATGCACCCGGTTGAAGACATGGGGATTTATGATGAGCCTGAACTAAATGATAATATCATTGCTGAATTGTCAGCAAAGGATTTACTAAAGATTATTAATGAATTGCCGCCACGTTATCGAATGGTATTCAACCTATATGTTATTGAAGGCATGAATCATCAGGAGATAGCAGATGAAATGAAAATTTCGGTGGGAACATCTAAGTCGAATTTGGCGCGTGCCAGAGGAATATTGAGGGATAAAGTGGTGAAGGTTTTTGGAGAAACAGAAAATAATTATTCTGCATGA
- a CDS encoding outer membrane beta-barrel protein, which translates to MKKNNDQLDELFRSKLENFEQEPPSYVWNRIQEQQAGAKRRTILGYLKGVGIAAAVLLAFLLGWQLQHPHETDVPILTEQNEAVEKPLSKPLNKAKEIVGDESTDELNDVNDPVLSQEAPIFAESDQKNNQTYLVSNEEASVDTAASYAVLVEAPKHEGQIAKSENRKQEMKSFSLLRLIGVELDDLFKKPTQLAEANRNSQAESLLSRVELSMIEENARLLAANKQNIESAGWQVGAMLTPGFAVRQSSQSKEYASAMTYDNSSEDLNVGGGISVEYKTNKRWSVQSGVFYSKLEQTSSNQAYRSSDLSYSLASPVEGDQNLVDDVGFFNTAVAVRSGEVTMNTSAGVIAIENLPTNAKLSNGFESTDSNRNILLTETEFEQDFEYIEIPLTFRYQLVDAVFKMQLLGGFNTSVLIGNEAYANSQDGRQRIGETRDMNTVNYSTSFGLGFGYGITDKISVRIEPQIKHFLGSLNSNSSVDYKPYTVGVFTGLTYEF; encoded by the coding sequence ATGAAAAAGAATAATGATCAATTGGATGAGTTGTTCCGTTCGAAATTAGAGAATTTTGAACAAGAGCCGCCTTCGTATGTTTGGAATCGGATTCAGGAGCAGCAGGCGGGGGCGAAACGACGCACTATTTTGGGTTACTTAAAAGGAGTAGGAATTGCAGCAGCTGTTTTATTAGCCTTTTTGTTAGGTTGGCAGTTGCAGCATCCGCATGAAACAGATGTTCCGATTTTAACAGAGCAAAATGAGGCGGTTGAAAAACCATTGTCCAAACCGCTTAACAAGGCGAAAGAAATTGTTGGAGATGAATCGACAGATGAATTGAACGATGTGAATGATCCGGTTTTAAGTCAGGAGGCACCGATTTTTGCAGAGTCCGACCAGAAAAACAATCAGACTTATCTCGTAAGCAACGAAGAAGCAAGCGTAGATACCGCAGCGAGTTATGCCGTATTAGTTGAAGCCCCGAAGCACGAAGGACAAATTGCAAAATCAGAAAATAGGAAACAGGAAATGAAATCATTTAGCTTGCTCCGGTTAATCGGAGTAGAGCTAGATGATTTGTTTAAGAAACCGACTCAATTAGCTGAGGCAAATAGAAATTCGCAAGCTGAGTCGCTGTTAAGCCGGGTGGAGCTTTCCATGATTGAGGAAAATGCGCGCTTACTGGCAGCAAACAAACAGAATATAGAGTCAGCAGGTTGGCAGGTTGGAGCTATGTTAACACCGGGTTTTGCTGTTCGTCAGAGTTCGCAAAGTAAAGAGTATGCCAGCGCAATGACCTATGACAATTCAAGTGAAGATTTAAACGTAGGAGGTGGGATTTCAGTTGAGTACAAAACCAATAAGCGATGGAGTGTGCAGAGTGGGGTTTTCTATAGTAAACTCGAACAAACTTCTTCCAATCAGGCTTATCGCTCATCTGATTTGTCTTATTCTCTGGCGTCTCCGGTCGAAGGAGATCAAAATTTAGTTGATGATGTAGGATTTTTCAATACGGCTGTTGCAGTTCGCTCAGGAGAAGTAACGATGAACACTTCTGCAGGGGTTATTGCAATAGAAAACCTTCCAACTAATGCTAAGCTTAGTAATGGCTTTGAATCAACTGATTCAAATCGTAATATATTGCTTACTGAGACTGAGTTTGAGCAAGATTTTGAGTATATTGAGATTCCGCTAACCTTTCGCTATCAGCTTGTTGATGCTGTTTTTAAAATGCAGTTGTTGGGAGGTTTCAATACAAGTGTGTTAATCGGAAATGAAGCTTATGCCAATAGTCAAGATGGGCGACAGCGAATTGGAGAAACAAGAGATATGAATACGGTTAATTACAGCACCAGTTTCGGACTGGGTTTTGGCTACGGAATTACCGATAAAATAAGTGTCCGAATTGAGCCGCAGATAAAGCATTTTTTAGGATCGTTAAATAGTAATTCTTCTGTCGATTATAAGCCCTATACGGTTGGTGTTTTTACCGGCTTAACCTACGAGTTTTAA
- a CDS encoding NmrA family NAD(P)-binding protein has protein sequence MHAKNMAEAATQEGFKQVIWSTVEDTRKWVSLDDDRMPTLMDLYKVPHFDAKGESNSYFEKSGTPYTLLYTSSYWDNFIYFGIGPQKGQDGKLAITFPMGDKKLPGIAAEDIGKCAYGIFKAGDRFRNQSVGISGQRLTGLEMADGFSKLLGKPVAYNDVPAAVYRTLGFPRAEELANFSIC, from the coding sequence ATTCATGCAAAAAATATGGCCGAAGCAGCAACCCAAGAGGGATTTAAGCAAGTTATTTGGTCAACCGTTGAAGACACCCGAAAATGGGTTTCATTGGACGACGACCGCATGCCTACCTTAATGGATCTATATAAGGTTCCACATTTTGATGCTAAGGGAGAATCCAATTCATATTTTGAGAAGAGCGGCACTCCATACACCTTGCTGTATACTTCTTCTTATTGGGACAATTTCATTTATTTTGGAATCGGGCCACAAAAAGGTCAGGACGGGAAATTAGCCATTACCTTTCCTATGGGAGATAAAAAGTTACCTGGCATTGCTGCTGAGGACATTGGTAAATGTGCTTATGGTATTTTCAAGGCAGGAGACCGATTTAGAAACCAATCGGTGGGGATTTCAGGGCAGCGTTTAACAGGTCTGGAAATGGCTGATGGTTTCTCCAAACTTTTAGGAAAACCTGTAGCTTACAACGATGTTCCGGCGGCTGTGTATCGCACCCTCGGCTTTCCCCGTGCTGAAGAGCTGGCGAATTTCTCGATCTGCTAG